One Lacunisphaera limnophila DNA window includes the following coding sequences:
- a CDS encoding glycosyltransferase produces MPLEVMPMSTIPTSHTALRQLQDQIAPVVELLPPIVETPRRWGEIDSYGANWMIARRLGLSKPLETYATINWNHGITDPGQVSGEPSELCSVLNYKFRNEGRDRVVLVDNERTERLLRAAGYLRTRAIGLPFIYEEQETNIARLPGSVLAMGTHSTPWFSLFDPKVNPVDGQSPHLAFPRAVAALRDRFKLVVGCIGASDVLLGNWINAYEHNGLPWVTGAWINDRNALLRMQRLFRSFEYVATNAAGSHVFYALYCGCKVFWYGDDTDVSMLQVARLDPASIRHTNDSTVGKIQEGDARFRELYPFLFCPPQEAVTNVAVGQAVLGESHRVPLEEVAALLGWKLKRSVEGNWQPADPLDYCSIEELIARFKETLKSGDSGTLKDLLLALVSRGKTPRNGYLALAHKYAAEGRLAEAQDAVAEELRHHPDNAEAAKSLSALARRLSVGDSAGPTVRPRRVLFLAHGPGQVNGPNIWLTRLLPELKSRGFEPRVLMFMTRAGECPIAGQLRAAGVPVDEQPFAHTEDMIRKILGHVQAHPCEAFVPNLNVPGYFAAEHLKAAGIPTIGVLHSDDDFHRDLIDEFIRDRQGRYLSGAVVVSDFQEEVMRKVTCGSTLVVRAPYGAPVPPQVAMYSDRPFRFIYVGRLVEEQKRISETVTAMIEILRRHPAAEFTLCGDGTARSAVEKLIAQSGLGDRIHLLGNRPSTEVATLLLASQAFVLLSDYEGIPIALMEAMACGVVPICTQIRSGVGELIRSGENGLLVADRGPDFIAAAEKLLTDCKTWARYSQAARNTIEQGFSISSNAGHWARLLDQQIATAPREGRPILIPAEFHLPPVRSNPKGIAREDRRRPKSAMTSAAPHPFINPPLELNNIDLYVVRSGILRALKEALPQFHGTFLDIGCGVMPYRELITAAPSRVNRYIGLDMEGSEIYQAKVDLRWDGKRIPLPDASVDSAMATEVLEHCPEPLIVLQEARRVLKPGGVFFFTVPFLWPLHDAPYDFYRYTPFALERLLKEAGFESIELRGTAGWNASLAQMIGLWLKRSPLAAAERNQWARELWPLFQKLVATDTLPADARAGNTMVPGWTGMARVPVAQAEPARRQTAGDLPVVLVRSHEFNYSETFVEDHVNHLTSNLTLLYGYPFPRFQRGGQSVLPAGTEQKIQATLAAKGPITGELWAEYSAGLAAFLARSGAKAALVETGLMGAFVHEACEQAKLPFVVHFHGVDAFGRELLERWLPRYRKFFASAASTLAVSHAMRTQLLQLGAQPERTLLAPYGVAIDLPALAQPAKAPPHFVAVGRFVQKKAPHLTLQAFAAVHRAMPEARLVMIGDGPLLASCQQWTVDHGLAAAVTFAGVQSRDGVSRAMAAGRVFVQHSIVASNGDSEGLPLAVLEAGAHGLPVVATRHAGIPDAVRDGVDGFLVAEKDVEAMAGAMLRLAQDSTLAARLGASFRERIAAEYSRDGSLTRLLSILQAAAQSDPRPQGAMEPTDITPALTPRETVAEDRNNQNAYLELAAAMIDEGQIAGAYLAVAEAHRLCGGADQTKDALQRLEEHGALSLPQVQAYRERVGWMPREKHPAPHRILVVTNLLPPQEMGGYGRTVWEFSRELMARGHTVRVLTANMPHLTRKPTAEHEAFEAQVRRTLTLTGDWKGGVVVVEPDAGRRKAILRDNLQTILSEIDTFAPTVIMAGNLDFVGHFFIQPALDRGIPVLHRLGNAYPGYDPAQSPKGPLFCLAGCSAWVNDGLRAKDYPISRYEVVPPGSPLTEYFRAWTPQRKKLRIAYAGLLMPYKGAHVLVNALALLVRAGIDFECTLAGDTTRPEYLESMRAVAAEHGFLERLHLPGFLAKTELAALYARSNVLVFPSVFEEPFGKTQIEAMAAGLLVISSGSGGASEIVEHGKTGLLFKAGDARALAERLAVAHRNPAAAEKIAMAGQARAFEFTTEASVSRIEEVFDDLLSAPARDVMAVGER; encoded by the coding sequence GTGCCACTTGAGGTCATGCCGATGTCAACGATACCGACCAGTCACACGGCTTTGCGACAATTGCAGGATCAGATAGCTCCGGTGGTGGAGCTTTTGCCACCCATTGTTGAAACGCCGCGCCGATGGGGGGAGATCGACTCATACGGAGCCAATTGGATGATCGCGCGCCGGCTTGGGTTGTCCAAGCCGCTTGAGACGTATGCGACGATCAACTGGAATCATGGTATAACCGATCCCGGTCAGGTCAGCGGCGAACCTTCGGAACTGTGCAGCGTATTAAATTACAAGTTTCGGAATGAAGGGCGCGATCGGGTGGTCCTCGTCGACAATGAGAGGACGGAACGACTCCTGAGGGCCGCCGGATATCTGCGTACGCGCGCCATCGGCCTGCCGTTTATTTACGAGGAACAGGAAACGAATATCGCGCGCCTCCCCGGGAGCGTACTAGCCATGGGGACCCATTCGACGCCTTGGTTCTCGCTCTTCGATCCGAAGGTGAACCCGGTCGACGGACAGTCCCCCCACCTTGCTTTTCCCCGGGCGGTTGCCGCGTTGCGGGATCGCTTCAAACTTGTGGTGGGCTGCATTGGAGCAAGCGATGTCCTGCTGGGCAACTGGATCAATGCCTACGAGCACAATGGCCTTCCGTGGGTGACCGGGGCGTGGATCAATGATCGGAATGCGCTGCTGCGCATGCAGCGCCTGTTCCGCTCATTCGAGTACGTTGCGACAAATGCGGCAGGCTCGCATGTCTTCTACGCCCTCTATTGCGGCTGCAAAGTGTTCTGGTACGGCGATGATACGGATGTGAGCATGTTGCAGGTTGCGCGGCTGGACCCGGCATCCATCCGGCACACCAACGATTCGACTGTCGGGAAAATCCAAGAGGGGGATGCGCGGTTTCGGGAGCTATATCCATTTCTGTTTTGCCCACCCCAGGAGGCCGTCACCAATGTTGCGGTCGGGCAAGCTGTGCTTGGTGAATCGCACCGCGTGCCGCTTGAGGAGGTCGCGGCTTTGCTCGGCTGGAAACTGAAGCGGTCTGTAGAGGGCAACTGGCAGCCAGCGGATCCGCTCGATTATTGCTCAATTGAGGAACTGATAGCGCGCTTCAAGGAGACATTGAAATCCGGGGATTCCGGCACCCTGAAGGACCTGCTGCTGGCTTTGGTCTCCCGCGGGAAAACCCCCCGCAACGGTTACCTGGCGCTCGCGCACAAGTATGCCGCCGAGGGACGATTGGCCGAGGCCCAGGATGCCGTGGCGGAAGAACTGCGGCATCATCCCGACAACGCCGAGGCCGCGAAGTCCCTTTCAGCCCTGGCCCGGCGGTTATCCGTCGGAGATTCGGCGGGGCCGACCGTTCGGCCGCGGCGGGTGCTGTTCCTCGCGCACGGGCCGGGGCAGGTGAACGGACCGAATATCTGGCTGACGCGCCTGTTGCCTGAACTGAAGTCCCGCGGCTTTGAACCGCGCGTGCTGATGTTCATGACGCGAGCGGGTGAGTGCCCGATTGCCGGGCAACTCCGGGCGGCCGGGGTGCCGGTGGATGAGCAGCCTTTCGCCCACACCGAGGACATGATCCGGAAAATTCTCGGTCACGTGCAGGCCCACCCTTGCGAGGCCTTCGTACCCAATTTGAACGTACCGGGCTATTTCGCGGCCGAGCACCTCAAAGCCGCGGGGATTCCCACCATCGGGGTGTTGCATTCCGATGATGACTTTCATCGCGATCTGATCGACGAGTTCATCCGCGACCGCCAGGGCCGCTACCTTTCGGGCGCGGTCGTGGTGTCGGACTTTCAGGAGGAAGTGATGAGGAAGGTTACCTGCGGCTCAACCCTGGTCGTGCGCGCGCCTTACGGGGCGCCCGTGCCCCCGCAGGTGGCCATGTATTCCGACCGTCCCTTCCGGTTCATTTATGTCGGCCGCCTCGTGGAGGAACAGAAGCGAATCTCCGAAACCGTGACGGCGATGATCGAAATCCTGCGCCGTCATCCTGCCGCTGAGTTTACGCTTTGCGGCGACGGCACCGCCCGATCCGCGGTCGAAAAGCTCATCGCCCAGTCCGGACTGGGTGACCGAATCCACTTGCTCGGCAACCGACCATCAACGGAGGTGGCCACCTTGCTGCTGGCCAGCCAGGCGTTCGTATTGCTCAGCGACTACGAGGGCATTCCGATCGCGTTGATGGAGGCGATGGCGTGCGGCGTCGTACCGATCTGTACACAGATCCGTAGCGGGGTGGGTGAACTCATCCGGTCCGGGGAAAACGGCTTGCTGGTCGCGGATCGCGGCCCGGATTTCATAGCCGCCGCTGAAAAGCTGCTGACCGACTGTAAAACATGGGCCCGCTACTCGCAGGCGGCCCGGAACACCATCGAGCAGGGATTCTCCATCTCATCGAACGCCGGACATTGGGCTCGATTGCTTGACCAACAGATCGCCACGGCGCCCCGCGAGGGTCGGCCCATCCTCATTCCGGCGGAATTTCATCTTCCTCCTGTACGCTCCAACCCGAAAGGCATCGCCCGCGAGGACCGCCGGCGACCGAAATCTGCCATGACTTCCGCCGCCCCGCACCCGTTCATCAATCCGCCCCTTGAGCTCAACAATATCGATCTTTATGTTGTCCGCAGCGGTATCCTCCGCGCTCTAAAGGAGGCCCTGCCTCAGTTCCACGGCACTTTCCTTGATATCGGTTGTGGCGTCATGCCGTACCGGGAGTTGATCACCGCCGCCCCGTCACGCGTGAACCGGTACATCGGTCTCGATATGGAAGGCTCGGAGATCTATCAGGCAAAGGTCGACCTGCGCTGGGATGGCAAACGCATCCCTCTGCCCGATGCCTCGGTCGACTCGGCCATGGCCACCGAAGTTTTGGAGCATTGTCCCGAGCCGCTCATCGTTCTCCAGGAAGCCCGCCGCGTGCTCAAACCTGGTGGCGTGTTCTTTTTTACCGTGCCCTTTCTCTGGCCGTTGCACGACGCCCCCTACGATTTTTACCGTTACACCCCGTTTGCACTGGAGCGGCTTTTGAAGGAGGCCGGATTCGAATCCATCGAGCTCCGCGGTACCGCCGGCTGGAATGCCAGTCTCGCGCAAATGATCGGGCTCTGGCTGAAACGCTCCCCGCTGGCGGCCGCCGAGCGCAACCAATGGGCCCGCGAACTCTGGCCGCTCTTCCAAAAGTTGGTGGCGACGGACACGCTGCCCGCTGATGCCCGTGCCGGCAACACCATGGTTCCCGGCTGGACGGGTATGGCCCGGGTGCCGGTCGCCCAGGCGGAACCGGCCAGACGACAGACCGCGGGAGATCTCCCGGTGGTGTTGGTCCGTTCGCACGAGTTCAACTACTCCGAGACCTTCGTCGAGGATCACGTCAATCACCTCACCTCGAACCTGACGCTGCTCTATGGCTATCCATTCCCGCGGTTCCAGCGGGGCGGGCAGTCCGTGCTGCCGGCCGGCACGGAGCAAAAAATTCAAGCCACTCTGGCCGCCAAGGGCCCGATCACCGGTGAGCTGTGGGCCGAGTATTCTGCTGGCCTCGCTGCATTCCTCGCCCGGTCAGGAGCTAAGGCCGCCCTTGTCGAGACCGGCCTGATGGGCGCCTTTGTGCATGAGGCGTGCGAACAGGCGAAATTGCCCTTCGTGGTGCATTTTCATGGGGTCGATGCGTTTGGCCGGGAACTGCTCGAACGGTGGTTGCCACGCTACCGCAAATTCTTCGCCAGCGCGGCGAGCACCCTTGCGGTCTCCCACGCGATGCGCACGCAACTGCTCCAGCTGGGTGCCCAGCCGGAACGTACCCTGCTCGCACCCTACGGTGTGGCCATCGACCTCCCGGCCCTCGCCCAACCCGCCAAAGCGCCCCCGCATTTTGTCGCCGTCGGCCGTTTCGTCCAGAAGAAGGCACCGCATCTCACCCTGCAGGCTTTCGCGGCGGTGCACCGGGCCATGCCCGAGGCCCGGCTGGTGATGATCGGCGACGGCCCGTTGCTCGCGTCCTGTCAGCAGTGGACGGTCGACCACGGGCTTGCGGCCGCGGTGACTTTCGCCGGCGTCCAATCGCGCGACGGAGTCTCCCGCGCCATGGCGGCGGGCCGGGTCTTTGTGCAACACAGCATCGTGGCATCAAACGGCGACAGCGAAGGCCTGCCCCTGGCGGTGCTGGAGGCGGGCGCCCATGGCCTGCCGGTCGTCGCGACGCGACATGCGGGTATTCCCGACGCCGTGCGGGACGGCGTCGACGGCTTCCTTGTCGCGGAAAAGGACGTTGAGGCGATGGCCGGGGCGATGCTCCGTCTGGCCCAGGATTCCACGCTGGCCGCGCGGCTTGGCGCCAGCTTCCGCGAACGCATCGCTGCGGAGTATTCGCGGGATGGTTCCCTCACCCGTTTGCTCTCCATCTTGCAGGCAGCGGCGCAGTCCGACCCTCGGCCACAGGGTGCAATGGAACCGACGGATATCACGCCGGCACTCACGCCACGCGAGACGGTCGCAGAGGATCGCAACAATCAGAACGCATACTTGGAGTTGGCCGCCGCGATGATCGATGAGGGGCAAATTGCCGGCGCCTACCTGGCGGTGGCCGAGGCCCATCGTTTGTGCGGTGGAGCCGACCAGACCAAGGATGCGCTGCAGCGACTGGAGGAACACGGCGCACTTTCCCTGCCCCAGGTGCAGGCCTACCGGGAACGGGTCGGATGGATGCCACGGGAGAAGCATCCCGCCCCGCACCGCATCCTGGTTGTCACCAATCTGCTTCCGCCCCAGGAAATGGGGGGCTACGGGCGGACCGTGTGGGAATTCTCGCGCGAATTGATGGCGCGCGGGCATACCGTGAGGGTGTTGACGGCGAACATGCCGCACCTCACGCGCAAGCCGACCGCTGAACATGAGGCATTCGAAGCGCAGGTTCGGCGTACATTGACTCTCACCGGCGACTGGAAGGGCGGGGTGGTTGTCGTCGAACCGGACGCGGGGCGGCGCAAAGCGATTCTACGCGACAATCTCCAGACGATTCTGAGCGAGATCGACACTTTCGCCCCGACTGTGATCATGGCGGGTAACCTCGATTTCGTCGGCCATTTCTTTATCCAGCCGGCGCTGGATCGTGGCATTCCGGTGCTCCATCGTCTGGGCAATGCCTATCCCGGGTACGATCCCGCGCAATCGCCCAAAGGCCCGTTGTTTTGTCTCGCGGGTTGCAGCGCATGGGTAAACGACGGCCTCCGGGCGAAGGATTATCCTATCTCGCGTTACGAAGTGGTCCCTCCCGGGTCACCGTTGACGGAGTACTTCCGCGCATGGACTCCGCAGCGCAAGAAGCTCCGTATCGCCTATGCCGGACTGCTCATGCCATACAAGGGCGCGCATGTGCTGGTGAACGCCCTCGCGCTTTTGGTGCGAGCAGGCATTGATTTCGAATGCACCCTCGCGGGGGACACGACCCGACCGGAGTATCTCGAATCCATGCGCGCCGTCGCGGCCGAGCACGGATTTCTCGAACGTCTCCACCTGCCGGGCTTCCTCGCCAAGACCGAGCTGGCAGCACTTTATGCACGCTCTAACGTGCTGGTGTTTCCGAGTGTGTTTGAAGAACCCTTCGGGAAGACGCAGATCGAGGCGATGGCTGCGGGACTGCTGGTCATCTCGAGCGGTAGCGGCGGGGCGTCAGAGATCGTGGAACATGGCAAGACCGGTCTGCTCTTCAAGGCCGGCGATGCGCGGGCGCTCGCGGAGCGGCTTGCCGTCGCACACCGCAACCCTGCGGCCGCCGAAAAAATCGCGATGGCCGGCCAGGCCCGCGCCTTTGAGTTCACGACCGAGGCCTCGGTTTCCCGCATCGAGGAGGTCTTTGATGATCTGCTGTCCGCCCCTGCTCGAGATGTGATGGCGGTTGGCGAGAGGTAG
- the fliD gene encoding flagellar filament capping protein FliD, with translation MATMQLSGLASGLDWKSLVDQLMDIERAPIDRIEREQLVNTQQSNALKDLNTRLATLQTASTTLSDQSLFSGRTAASGTTGSTWNLAATSGTAAGSYAFNVTQLATKARREGAADITSGLNTTADVSGLTLATLRTASIPTAGTFTINGTAVTVATTDSLDTVFAAIATATGNDVTASYDPLTDRITLDSATDAEIVLGAANDTSNLLAVLKLANNGTGTLTSHGTLGSARTNSTFATAGLRTAITAVDGTGAGSFTLNGVNVAYNVNTDSISTVVKRINASGAGVTASYDAVNDRMTLANNTTGDLGMTVSESAGGLLGALGLTSGHTVVRGENAEFSVNNGGTIISTSNTLDATAHGITGLTVTADSTTAETITVGADTAKMKEKIDAFITAFNAVGLFIDEKTRVTSTNGKVTTNVLTNNREVQAWQRDLRSLGFSAIAGLGAVDRLDDLGIVTDRDGRLSVGDTTKLEAALTDSAADVEAFFTTATTGFAAKFKTRVTAMIDSGDGVQERLAATNSTLDRQIADLERRLVQQRELLTSGFIAMESAQSQIQQQSSAIANAFGTSSS, from the coding sequence ATGGCCACCATGCAACTCTCAGGACTCGCGTCCGGTCTCGACTGGAAATCCCTCGTGGACCAGTTGATGGACATCGAGCGCGCGCCCATTGACCGGATCGAGCGTGAACAGTTGGTTAACACCCAGCAGTCCAACGCATTGAAGGACCTGAATACCCGGCTTGCGACGCTGCAGACCGCGTCGACCACGCTCAGCGACCAGAGCCTTTTCTCTGGTCGGACCGCGGCTTCTGGCACCACCGGCTCCACCTGGAATCTTGCCGCCACCTCGGGCACTGCCGCCGGTAGCTATGCCTTTAACGTCACCCAACTCGCCACCAAGGCGCGCCGGGAGGGTGCCGCGGACATCACTTCGGGCCTCAACACCACTGCCGATGTCTCCGGTCTGACCTTGGCCACGCTGCGCACCGCCTCGATCCCCACCGCCGGGACCTTCACCATCAACGGCACTGCGGTGACCGTCGCCACGACGGACTCCCTCGATACGGTTTTCGCTGCGATTGCCACCGCCACCGGCAACGACGTGACAGCCAGTTACGACCCGCTGACCGACCGGATCACCCTCGACAGCGCCACCGATGCCGAGATCGTCCTCGGCGCGGCCAACGACACGAGCAACCTCCTCGCCGTGCTCAAGCTCGCCAACAACGGTACCGGCACCCTCACCAGCCACGGCACCCTCGGCTCCGCCCGCACCAACAGCACGTTCGCCACGGCCGGATTGCGTACCGCCATCACCGCGGTGGACGGCACGGGCGCCGGCTCCTTCACGCTCAATGGCGTCAACGTTGCCTACAACGTGAATACCGATTCCATCAGCACCGTGGTCAAGCGCATCAACGCCTCCGGCGCCGGCGTCACCGCCAGCTACGACGCCGTGAACGACCGCATGACCCTGGCCAACAACACCACCGGGGATCTCGGGATGACCGTCAGCGAATCCGCCGGCGGCCTGCTCGGGGCGCTCGGCCTGACCAGCGGCCACACCGTGGTCCGCGGCGAGAATGCCGAGTTCAGCGTCAACAACGGCGGCACCATCATCAGCACCAGCAACACCCTCGATGCCACCGCGCACGGCATCACCGGCCTGACCGTCACCGCCGACAGCACGACCGCCGAGACCATCACCGTCGGGGCCGACACCGCCAAGATGAAGGAAAAGATCGACGCCTTTATCACCGCCTTCAACGCGGTCGGACTCTTCATCGACGAGAAGACGAGGGTCACCTCCACCAACGGCAAGGTCACGACCAACGTTTTGACCAACAACCGCGAGGTGCAGGCCTGGCAACGCGACCTGCGCAGCCTCGGTTTCAGCGCCATTGCCGGACTCGGCGCCGTCGACCGCCTGGACGACCTCGGTATTGTGACCGACCGCGACGGCCGACTCTCCGTGGGCGACACCACCAAGCTGGAGGCCGCCCTCACCGACAGCGCGGCGGACGTCGAGGCCTTCTTCACGACGGCCACCACCGGCTTTGCGGCGAAGTTCAAGACCCGAGTCACCGCGATGATCGACTCCGGCGACGGGGTCCAGGAGCGCCTGGCCGCGACCAACAGCACCTTGGACCGGCAGATCGCCGACCTCGAGCGCCGTCTCGTCCAGCAGCGCGAACTCCTCACCAGTGGCTTCATTGCCATGGAGTCAGCCCAGTCGCAGATTCAGCAGCAGAGCTCGGCCATTGCCAACGCCTTTGGCACCAGTTCCTCCTGA
- a CDS encoding flagellin — MSVVINTNFAATVAANNLAASNGMLQKSMNRLSSGSKIVNPADDAGGLAVSMKLSAAAKRSGAAASNIGNSVSFLQSQDGVLKVTGKVLERMGELLTLYSDPTKNTDDLANYDAEFTALQSELDSLTGESFNSVALFGTDTLSVAVSEDGSSNVNISDKDLSSTAAGIGNLIATSVTSLADITLTDITDAIQYVATYRATNGAEQSRLGFALEVLTVNKANLESANSRISDVDVAAESTQLARWNVLVQSGTAMLAQANQSAQTALRLLQ; from the coding sequence ATGTCAGTCGTCATCAACACCAACTTCGCTGCGACGGTCGCGGCGAACAACCTCGCCGCCTCGAATGGCATGCTCCAGAAGAGCATGAACCGTCTGTCCAGCGGCTCGAAAATCGTCAACCCCGCCGACGATGCCGGCGGTCTCGCCGTGTCCATGAAACTGTCCGCCGCGGCCAAGCGTTCCGGCGCCGCCGCCAGCAACATCGGCAACTCCGTCTCCTTCCTGCAGTCGCAGGACGGCGTGCTCAAGGTCACCGGCAAGGTGCTCGAGCGCATGGGCGAGTTGCTGACGCTGTACAGCGATCCGACCAAGAACACCGATGACCTGGCGAACTACGACGCCGAGTTCACCGCGCTGCAGTCCGAGCTCGATTCCCTCACGGGTGAGAGCTTCAACAGCGTGGCGCTGTTCGGCACCGACACGCTCAGTGTCGCGGTCTCGGAGGACGGGTCGTCCAACGTCAACATCAGCGACAAGGACCTCAGTTCCACCGCTGCGGGCATCGGCAACCTGATCGCCACCTCCGTGACCTCGCTGGCCGACATCACCCTCACGGACATCACCGACGCCATCCAGTACGTCGCGACCTATCGCGCCACCAACGGCGCGGAGCAGAGCCGCCTGGGCTTCGCCCTCGAGGTCCTGACGGTCAACAAGGCCAACCTCGAGTCCGCCAACAGCCGCATCTCCGATGTCGACGTGGCGGCCGAGAGCACGCAACTCGCCCGCTGGAACGTCCTGGTCCAGTCCGGCACGGCCATGCTCGCCCAGGCCAACCAGAGCGCGCAGACCGCGCTCCGCCTGCTCCAGTAA
- the fliS gene encoding flagellar export chaperone FliS, whose translation MYAQNYARTYRANSILTASPGQLVLLLFDAALNSLAIARQACDHAPADPRQYEIVNAQLTKAQKIIAELQGTLNLEAGGDFARTMHQLYDYYDRRLVEANLRKQSAPIAEVERLLGEVRNAWSEMLRQQETSVPSPALHHVA comes from the coding sequence ATGTACGCCCAGAATTACGCGCGGACCTACCGCGCCAATTCGATCCTCACGGCCAGCCCGGGCCAGCTCGTGCTGCTCCTGTTCGACGCCGCCCTCAACTCGCTCGCGATCGCCCGCCAGGCCTGCGACCACGCCCCGGCCGATCCGCGCCAGTACGAGATCGTCAACGCCCAGCTCACCAAGGCCCAGAAGATCATCGCCGAGCTCCAGGGCACCCTGAACCTCGAGGCCGGCGGCGATTTCGCCCGCACGATGCACCAGCTCTACGACTATTACGACCGCCGCCTGGTCGAAGCCAACCTCCGCAAGCAGAGCGCCCCCATCGCCGAGGTGGAACGCCTGCTCGGCGAAGTGCGCAACGCCTGGTCCGAGATGCTGCGCCAGCAGGAGACCTCCGTCCCGTCTCCCGCCCTGCACCACGTCGCCTGA
- a CDS encoding flagellin — protein sequence MSVVINTNYAATVAANNLSASNTSLQKSLNRLSSGSKIVNPSDDAGGLAVSMKLSAAAKRSGAAASNIGNSVSFLQSQDGVLKVTGKVLDRMSELKTLYSDPTKNADDLANYDAEFTALQDELTSLSGETFNSVALFGSTSLTVEVSEDGGQTVALAGRDLEGTAAGVGGLTDTGVSSLADIDLSDITDAIQSVATMRASNGAEQSRLGFAAEVLTVNKANIEAANSRITDVDVASESTQLARWNILVQSGTAMLAQANQSAQVALRLIG from the coding sequence ATGTCAGTCGTGATTAATACCAACTACGCGGCCACGGTTGCTGCCAACAACCTGTCCGCTTCGAACACCTCGTTGCAGAAAAGCCTCAACCGGCTTTCCAGCGGTTCGAAAATCGTCAACCCGTCCGATGATGCGGGCGGTCTCGCTGTGTCGATGAAGCTGTCTGCCGCGGCCAAGCGCTCCGGCGCCGCCGCCAGCAACATCGGCAACTCCGTGTCCTTCCTGCAGTCGCAGGACGGCGTGCTGAAGGTCACCGGCAAGGTCCTCGACCGCATGAGCGAGTTGAAGACCCTGTACAGTGATCCGACCAAGAACGCGGACGATCTCGCGAACTACGACGCCGAGTTCACCGCCCTGCAGGACGAGCTCACTTCGCTCTCCGGCGAGACGTTCAACAGCGTCGCCCTGTTCGGCAGCACCTCCCTCACCGTCGAGGTGTCCGAGGATGGCGGCCAGACCGTGGCCCTCGCGGGTCGCGATCTCGAGGGTACCGCGGCCGGTGTGGGCGGCCTCACCGACACCGGTGTGAGCTCCCTCGCCGACATCGACCTGAGCGACATCACCGACGCCATCCAGAGCGTCGCCACGATGCGCGCTTCGAACGGTGCCGAGCAGAGCCGCCTGGGCTTCGCCGCCGAGGTTCTCACCGTCAACAAGGCCAACATCGAGGCCGCCAACAGCCGCATCACCGATGTGGACGTGGCGTCCGAGAGCACGCAACTCGCGCGTTGGAACATCCTGGTTCAGTCCGGCACCGCCATGCTGGCCCAGGCCAACCAGAGCGCGCAGGTCGCCCTCCGCCTCATCGGCTAA